The sequence below is a genomic window from Cryptococcus neoformans var. neoformans B-3501A chromosome 8, whole genome shotgun sequence.
TGCTGTGTAGTTGACGCTGTTTGGGTccggcggtggtggtggattGCGCCTGCGGAACCGGGCGAGAAGGGACATGAGATAGAGTTGAAGACTGTCAGCGACAATGCACCGTGACGATCGGCCCTAGGATGCCCGACTGTCGGGAGATGGGTGAGAAGAGCGGGCAGGAGAGTCGATCGTGGGTATATGCTTATAGGCAATAGAGTATTTGTAATTGTAATCGCAATCGTACTGTAATTGTAACTGCCAGTGGCTGAGCGGTAGTCACCGTGCTTGGTAGTGCCGTCCCGGGGGGCTTTGCATGGCTGAGCTTGTCCATCTAGCTTTCAGCACGGCGCGGCGGCCGGGGGACAGATGTATAAACAGCCCAGTCATCTGATCCCGGCTGGCTGCAAGCGACGCAGACATCGTCATGTAATGAGCCTGCAGACTCTGACTGCGGATCGCGGTGAAGCCTTGCTGGCTTCTTGGCGGCCATCCACGCTCGCTGTCCATTCGGATTCCTCGtcgctcttcatcttcactcaTCCACTGCAGCCGCAGCAGCGTCGACTATAAAGCTACTCGACACCACACCCACACAACCAGCGTAACCTTCCTAGCGTCCCTTGTAGCACCGCACTATCTACAATCGCCCATTCATTGGCATCGACACGACTCTTATACATCAAGACACGCCACAGCAAGGCATAGCATAGCGTTTGGTTCAGCGAGCGTCCGTCTTGTATAGTACACCACCCTGGCCCGTCCtttgtcctcttcttttcaaacGGCAATCGGCAGCATTCAGCAGCATTCATTTTTTCACCCAAGAGCAAGAAACGCACGGCTTGTCGAGTCCCTTGAGACTGACAGTTACAAGAGTACCATGTGGAGAACGACGAAGCAATGGAGGCCTCCGCCTATACACCTCCTATTGTGGCTCGTCTTGGTCGTCGTGGTGGGACTCTTGACACCAGTAGATGGTCTGTCTTTCCCCCTGTCCTCTGGCTTGATGCTAaaactttttttttttctcgaCAGCCCGATCACCCCACCCTGCCCCTCTGCGGAgagcaacaacagccaCCTCTCACTTATCCATCCTCCCTCGCAGGCCTAAAAACGGGCTCGTCCCACGACACTCGacccttctccctccgccACCGTCTACTCTCAAACATTCCGATACCCTCGTCCTTACCCTCGACCTTCCTGATCTCTTACCTTTTGAAGTAAAACTATTTGTAAAACCCTCGGAACACATGTTCCACCCTGATGCCCGGATAAAGCATGGGGAACAAGTTATTGGAGAattgagagaagaagattggagaTTGTACACCGGTGAAGTAGTCCACCCGAGCTACATTGACAGATTGACCACTCTCCATGCTATTGGAGCTCACCAGCCGCTGTCCGAGAGGTCACAGATCCTCGGTCGAGCGAGCGTGATCGTTCACCATCCCGGCGATCTTGACGGACATGATGCAGTATGGGAAGGATCATTCACCGTCGGCGGAGAGCTGTACAATGTAGTGACCAGGGAGAATTATGAGAGGGTGAAGACATGGGAAGATGTCAATGTCCAAGGTATGGGCCGAATGGTCATTTTCCGGCAAAGTGACATGAGGCACGACCAAGGCACCAACAAAACAATACCTTCTTGTTCCCACGACTCATTGGCATTCAACGATCTCTCCAACCCCGTATTCAACACATTCTCCACCCATGATACCTCTTCCtactccttcctcaacccTTTGGGCATGTTCTGGAAAAGAGACGATACCGGCGGTATGACCGGTTCGTCCAACTATATCAGCACGATCAACGATACCAGCGGTTGCCCCGATACCCAAAAGATTGTCTACATGGGCGTCGCTCTCGACTGCAACTACGTTGCCGCTTACGGTTCCCCCGACGCCGCCCGAACCCAAGTGCTCAACAACTGGAACCAAGTTTCAGCACTCTATAAATCAGCCTTCAAAATCTCCCTCGGTATCATCGAGCTCCAAGTACAAAACATCACCTGCCCCTCTACGCCCGTATCAGGGGAAGAATGGAACGTGGGGTGCGATGCGAACATTACCCTCGATACCAGATTGGGCGATTTCAGCGCGTGGAGAGGAGCCAAGGGGGACGATGGAGCCGGTCTTTGGCATCTGATGAGTGCGTGCCCGACAGACTCGGAAGTCGGGGTAGCGTGGCTCGGGACGTTGTGTCAGACGGATAGCTCGGAGCAGAGTTCCGGCACGGTTTCGGGCACGGGGATTAGTACCGCTACCAAGACGGAATGGAGTTTGATCGCTCATGAAATCGGGCATGGGTAGGTGTCTTGGTCCTGCCTTGGTATGTTTGCTGACAATGTGGGATAGGTTTGGCGCCATTCATGATTGTACATCAGGCTGCTCTCTCTCTGGCTCTTGCTGTCCCTTGACAACATCCACATGCGATGCAAACGGTCAATTTATCATGAACCCCACCACATCCACGACAGAACAAACGTTCTCGGGGTGTACATTGGGAAATATATGCAGTAATATTGGGAATAGAGCCGTGTCGACCAGCTGTATAGAAACGCCGGGAGCTAGAAGTGTGATCAGTCTACAGCAATGTGGTAGTGAGTTTCTCTTCCCGCCCACACACACTCCCTCCTTTTTATCAATCGTGGAACGTGCTGATGGAGAGATAGATGGGAttgtggaagatggagaggattgTGATCCGGGAGGAAATACGACTTCAACATGCTGCGACTCTTCCAGTAAGTTCAAAAGTCTCCCCATCCCATATTTCTAAAGTCAAATGACTAATCCCCTCGTTAAAAAGCCTGTAAATTCACCTCTGGCGCCGTCTGCGACCCTTCCAACTCTGCATGCTGTACCTCCTCTTGCCAATACTCACCGTCCAACACCACCTGCCGCCCGGCCGTGAACGATATCTGCGACTACGCCGAATACTGTACCGGCACCTCTGCGAGCTGTCCAGAGGATAAGACGGCAGAAGACGGGACAAGCTGTGGATCGGATGGGTTGGAGTGTGCGAGCGGGACGTGTACCAGTTTGGATAAGCAGTGTAGTACGGCGGGGGCAACTATGGGTTTGAGTGAAGCGTGTGGGCAAAGGGATGATACGAGCTGTGTGGTCACGTGTAAGGATCCGAATTCGACGTgagtaaaaaaaaaaaggaataaTGGCTCGGGTCGGGTCGAGAAGAGAGGTTTAACATTCTGTTTTTTTTAGGAGTTCTTGTGTGGTACTTCAAACCCCTCTTGTGGATGGGTCTCCGTGCGGTAAGTCCTCCAGTTGCTCTTTCtccaaaagaagaaaaaaagaaattgAGAAGAGCACGTGGACTGATTATTCATTTCGTATCAGGTTACGGCGGCCATTGTTACAACCAGACATGTGAATCCGGATCATGGCAAGCTACCGTTGCCGCATGGTACAGACAAAACCTCCAAATCGCAATCCCAGTCACAATCATCGCCGGGTTGATCATCCTCGCCATCCTGTTTTTCATCGCGCGCTGCATCTATCGCTCCTGTTGCGGTCGTCGAGGTGCCCGTGCCGGTGGCGCCGCCCGAAATACAAAATACGTACCAGCAAACGGAGATGCGTACTATGGGCCCCCGCCAACCCAGTCGGGCGGCGGAGCGATGCCAATGTCGGCCGTGGCTGCGCCCCAACCGGCTTTGCAAAGGGGTTACGAGTCCCGTGCGTCGGTGGAACCGTTGATGGCTGGTTCCGGTTCCGGAGTTGGTGCGGGGTATGGTAGACCGAACACCGACTACGACCACGACCACCGTCAGGTCTATCCTCCCGGTCAGAGGTATTCGCAGGGGTATGGAGATACGTTTGAGGGACAAGGATACGAGTACAACCAAGCGCCGCAGTATAGCTCGTTTGCGCCGGGTacaggtggaggagggggaggaggaggagtaTACGGCCAGACGGGTGGATGGGTGGATGATAGGACGTGGAATGGACAATATTATGGACGTCAGGAGGCTTATGGGAGGTAATCAGGAGGCTTATGGGAGGTAATCAACCCTGGGACATTTTTGGGTTTCAGAGAACAAATGTGAAGGTGACTGTTACGTAGTAAGGGGGTGTGAATATGATCTAATGGAAAGGACATTGTGATATTTTATAGCTGTGTATACATCATATCATCTCTTGCAACAATTGTAAACTGTAGTCATGGGCtgtcaagaagaatgacCCAAGGGGGTTTTACCATGCATTCCCTTGAATTGGAAACGATCCTTCTTATGGCCCCCTTGAAATCTAGTGTCCCGAGTCCTATCCATCCTAAATGGAACGAAGGATAGGAGTGTGGACACCAGAAGGTGTTTGTACGCCAGAAGGTGTAGGAGTCGGCACTTTGCCATTGTCGTATTCGTGGATGAAGCGCACAAGGTCCAACAATCGACAGGCGTAACCATACTCATTATCTGAATGTCGTTTTGAAATCAGTCTTCAACAACGCCTGaacccaaaaaaaagaatggcAAGATCGCCGTATGATTGTAACTCACCATACCAAGCAATAATCTTAAAGACCCTATCATTCAACATGACGCTCGCAGCCGAGTCTACGATACAGCTATGCTGCCATCCCAAAAAGTCGCGGGAAACgagctcatcatcgttgACACAAAGGACGTTGGCTAACGGACCAAGGCTGCTAAGGCCCGTAGAAGCCTCGCGGATAGGTCGGAAGAGTTCTTCTTTGGAAGCGACAGGTTTATTCAGGCGAACAGTAAGGTCGACCATGGAGACGTTGTCGACTGGTACACGGACGGAAACGCCTACAGAGAGAGGTCATCGGTTAGCAAATTGGGTCTTGAATGAGTCAAGCTGGAGATTCGATAAATGAATACGTACCTGTGAATTTTCCAGCTAGTTCGGGAAGGACTAGTTGGACAGCTGTGGCGGCACCGGTGGTTGTAGGGATGATGTTTGATCCAACACCACGACCTGGTAACATGTCTGTTAGCCGAGATGACTTTATTTAATACCTGATGTTTGGAACCCACCTAAACGACGGTTCTTCTTACTGTAACCGTCAAGAATGGGTTGGGAGGAGGTCGAAGCATGAACCTGAAGACGAGCTGTCAGCATTTTGAGGTGTCGGGCCAGTTACAGAACGTTGCTTACTGTTGTCATCATTCCAAACTCGATACCGAAAGCACGATTTAAAACCTTTGCCAGAGGCGCAAGGCAGTTGGTCTGGAGGGCGTCGATCAATAAACATTACAGCTGGATAGACTATTACTCACGGTGCAGCTTGCATTTGAGACAACCGACATTGAAGAGTCGTAATCCTTTCGGTTCACCCCAACGACGATTGTCTTCGCGTCCCTTCATAGCCAGTTATTAAAATGGTCTGATATGGGATATGGTAAAAGAACCTACTTTGAAGGTGCGGAGATTACAACCTTCCTCGCCCCACTCTTGATATGAGCACTCGCTGTAGCCACCGTAGTCATTTTCCCTGTAGATTCAACGACATACTCTACACCGGCGGACTTCCAGTCGAGCAGTAAGGGGTCTCGCTGGCTGAACAGCTCAATCCTTCTATCTTTATAATAGAGTGCACCGTCTTTGATAGAAAGGTCGTTGGCGTGTCTTGAAGTTCCATGAGTGGAATCATATTTGATAGCATGCAAGAGGTAATCAATCGAAGGAGCAGTGTGGTTAATAGCGACGACTATATGATGGGATTAGATTAGAACCTGATGATACTTTCTCCACGTACCAATAAGgtcatctctttccaaaGAGGCTCGGAAAGCAGCACGTCCGATACGACCAAATCCATTAATACCAACCCGacaaggagggaagaaagagtcTTGAAAGTGCGCTAGCAAAGGATTGGTCATCGCTGCTATTTGTTGTGTAAAATGATGTGGCTGTGAGAGGGCTTGCGGGAAGATAATTTCATCTTGTCATGAATGAACTTCCAAGTTGATTTATATGAAATGTATGGCCACCATTCGAGGAGAGTCAAGACGGAAGACGGAACGGCGCCGAAGAGGCAAAATGCGGGGCCCTGTGAAGAATGACCGCCGGCCGATAGATCGGCTTCACTTTATATTATGTAAAAAGCCGTTCTTTCCGTAGGAGCTTCACAAGCGCTTGGCAGCAGCTGCCGTTTCCGCGATCCGCTTCCGTATATTTTGCGATACATAATATCATCACTGCACATGCGGGGCCCAGCATGCTTTACTTGAACATAATACAGGAAGTTGGGCCGTAGTATCCGCACGTGTATCTGTAACCCTCTATCACTGCTGCACATGGATCGGACATCACACAGTTGACTCAAAAAGAATTAATTAACTAGTCCTCCGTCGTGCCAACACCGGAGAAAGTGACAAGTGAGGGGAAATCTCCGGTCTCCGCAAGTGAAGCACGGAGCAAAAAGTGGTTTTGCGGAGATTGCAATGCGCTGCTTATAAGCAAAAAGTAATGGAGGAGCTGGGAATTGAACCCAGTACCTCGTCAAGAATCTTtcgaaaagaagatgctAATGACGCGCTCTGCCAAATGAGCTACACCCCCTTGATTAAAAACTGAAATATCATCTTTATTCTCTCATGACACAGTCACAAGTGTGTGTTCAAGGGGTGGGGGCcggcggaggagggtggaggTTATTACAGAGACTGGCGTTGAGGTTTAAAACGAAGGTCACCGTCCGTTGTGCATGGTGGATCGTGATTCGTAAAGCAAGAGGGCAGGAGCATTATTTCTAACTGTAACTGTCTCTTGTCTCTTCAATCCCATCTATTCGGCGTGCATATCTGCGACTCATTCCAAGCGGTCAGCGTTCGTCTGCTGCTACTTTCGAACACACATACAACCATACAATATGTCAACCAGCTTAGAACTGTTCGTTGAGATGGGTCGACTGGCTTTGGCTGGTCAAACGGCTATGGTCGTGAGTGATCATAATTAATCAAAAATGCTATAAAATCACCAAATAATCCGACACTGGCTAGCTTTGGCAAAACAGACTGGTGGGTCAGGAGGGATCGGAAGGGCTATCTCTAGGTTATTTAAAAAGGTAGGATGTAatgtcatcatcctcgggTCAAACCAGGTGAAACTGGACAGCTTCGTCCAGCCTCTCGCTACCCAGGGCGGAGAGGCCTGGGGATATAGCTGTGACCTGAGAGATAGAGAACAAGTTGATGCGATTGTAAGCAAAATCACTGAAGAGCGCCCCCCGATTGACGTCCACATTAACAATGTAAGTTTTAAGAGAATTTGTCATCATGTCGTTCTTCATTGACGTCAGTTACACAGGTAAGCTTTGCAGTCGCTGCCAACGCACCCTTTTGGGAGCAAGACCTTGACAATGTGGCTTCGGTGATGGATGTAAACCTGAGCGGGGCTTATGACTATTACTCGTAGGTGGATCTTTCACTTGTCTTGAGTTGTGTCCCTTTCCTAACAAGATGTTATAGATGATGTGCCTAAATACAGCATGATGCAACGCAAGCCTCGCCCCACGGGGATTATCCTCAATATCTCGAGCATCACTGGTCATCAAGCCCATGTTCGAGAATTTTTTGAAGCTTCTTATCATACTTCCAAGGTTGGTGACAAGGCATGCATTTATCTTACTAGGGGGTGATTACCGAGTTCATTTTCACGCCGACTTTATGGTAAACTAGGTTGGAGTTGAGGGCTTCACAAACGTATTGCGTCACGAATTGGTAGGCACAAACATTCGCGTGGTTCACAACAGGCCCGGGACAACAAGAACAGAGTTCCATGCTCGTCGACATGGATAATATGACAGGGAAAAGACTGATGCCACCTATTCTGGTTCCTGTCCGTTGGCTGCGGATGATATCGCCGTCAGCTGTTTATACCAATGCCTTCAGCCTGAGAGAATATCAGTCGTGCTGCTGGAGACACTTGGAACGGCGCAGAGGAGTTTGTACTCCGTTGATCAGGAGTATGAATCGAGAAATGGGCAATCTGAATGTCGGAAATGGTCAGAATAAACCATTGTATCAAGACGTAAAGCCATCTGAATCTCTTATCCCATCTTTGAAAAAAGTGGTGTTAATGAAATATCTTGAATGCTGTGGCTTTGTAATCGAGTTATACGACCAGTTGACTAACGACAACCTGTCAGTCTGAGTCTGATTATCTAGACAAAAGTGAAATGCAACGAACTgtgatggagatggtgaaTGACTGGTATAAATGATCAAAAAGCAGATCAATCGTCCCTCTCGTTACATTTATAATTCCGGTAGTCACACCCAAAACGGTAGCGGTTTGATCCCGTATTTAATAATTCTTTCTTATGCCTATTACGATTACATACTCGTTGTGGTATCGACTATATCAGTAAATCGTGCGTCTTATAATTGTTAGTCTGTTAAATATTGCACTTGACTTGTCAGTCTACCTCCGGTACAGCTCATCAGCCAGCTAACGAAATCATGGAAAAATACTCAAACTGGAGGGTAAGTTAGCGTTAATCTCTTTACCACGTCAATTCTTGCTCTTACATCCTGCACTCGATTAGGATCCGGCAACAGGAATCCAGGTTAGTATTTTTCCCCTAGTACAAAACAGTAATGTTACTGACAATTTCACAAGCCATTCCTCCCTCCAGTCTCCCCTCGATCTGGCTCTTCATTATTCGTAGCCTTCCTCGCTCCCCTATGCGTCGTACATTCTCTCGTCAGGGGTGTCCTCCTCGCTGTACTTGGGACGTTACATGTCTTATTCGTGGACTGGCTATGTCTCTTATTCGTAAGCCTTCTGTCCAAACTGGGCTTAATTTCCATGTTTCGATATGCATTTTGGAGGTTTCGATCAATGTAAGCTGACTGTATTGGGATTATATTAGGTGCCCATCCCACCGCTGTATCGTGCCGTTAACGGGTGTTTGACGGCGCTGACTTGTAGATTGGCGTTGGCCCTTATGGGATATTGGTGGATCTCAACGGAGATGGTTTCTCCTCGACGAGGGTGCGTTTTCATGGATCTAACATGCTGAAGATCTCGTATTATCTTTCTCAAGTGATGGATGGACTGACAGTGGTGTGGATAGAAAGACAGGCGTGTCTCAAATTTCTAAACGGGCCCCGAGAAGGGGAGATCTAATCCTTGCAAACTGGACCAGTTATGTAGAGGTATTGTATTTGGCGTTCAGGTGTGTCATTCTTGTTTCAGAAAGTGTTCGCAGTGAGGTGTGTTGGTTAATCTAATATTGTGTAGACATAACCCTacattcctcctcccggTTTACTCCAACGATATCTTCCAAGAACTCCCCAAGACTGGGCGTCACACAGGTACTGGCTCAGCCGCTATTAACACTCCTACGGCCGTTGTTCAGCCTCCATTCCTCGGCTACCTCCCTTACACTCTTacttctcttctcgcccGTACTGGCCTCCCTCCTGCACAGTGTGACGTACCTCCCAACGGAGTGTATAAGACCCTCCGAGAAGCtaggagaaaggaaaagaggcCTGTCGTGCTTTTCCCTGAGGGGACAACAGGAAATGGAAGGGCGATACTCAAGTTCGGGGAAGGGATTTTGGCGGAGGGAGATGTCGgtggggatgatgaagggaTCGTCTGGGTCAAATTCTTCAGGTAAGCACCTGCTTATACCTCCACTTGTGGCTCACAGACGCTAAatgcatttttttttttggttaGACACTCGCCCCCGACTGCTTTTTCTCCTAGCGCCACATGCCCTCTGCCCACCCCCCTCAAGcacctctttttctcccaACTGTACACCCCTACCCCCTACTCCCGCCGCTCCTTGCATATCCGGACCCTTCATCCCGCcgcctctccctcttcgccatctttcctccctgGGGAgatcctcaacaaccaGCCTGGGGGTTTGGATGCGGCAGGGAAGGATCATAAAAGTGTATGGAGGGAGGCCTGCGCTGTGGTACTTGCTGAGGTTGGGAAAGTTCGACGAGtgaaggggatgggatgggcggagaagaaggcttttCTGGAATATTGGGCGAGAGGTGGCAGAAGATAGGGGAGGTTCTATCCCGACGATCTTTGTTCTATGCCGTGTCTTGTCGTGTCTCGTCTTAGAGCTTTGCACTACTGTTACAGCATGATGGATGCCATTTCAGCTGCTCTTTCAGGACAAAGGCGAGCGGCCTACCAAGTTTTCTACTGATTCTTTTTTACTCTGATCAGCTCAAGGGAAGCCTCAACAACAAAGTTAGGCCTTCCCACGGAGCGTATGCTGTTGCCCTGCCTTATTCCTCGTgtcctccatcctcctctacGACCATTCCATTCAACTCTAGCGTCAATCTCCTTAAACCAAGTAAGCATAGCTACACCTTTCAGATTCACCACTCAACATGCGGCACCTGACATTGGTACAACCAAAGATAAGCAATGATAAACCAAAAAATTGAAACATGTTCACTTATGTGGTTGTGAGAAgattgatgatggtgatgatggtcGGGGGGTTCCCGGTCATAGAGGGTAGACACATTTTGTGACTGCTTATACAGCCATTCATCGTAAAGTACTCGACGTAAAATATAAGTTGCAAATAAAGACTGAAAGTCGGAAAGAGAATAGTTAGTTCTAATACCGACACAAATCAAGAACAATTGAATAAAGTTAGTTGTTTACGTTCTGGGCGGCCAATTGACGTAAATGCGTGGTGCGATTGTTGGCGGTTTATCCGTCGGTTAAACGACGAAGAATTGCCCGCAGTTCTAagctcgacacaagcccgTCGACCGCAGCCCACCGCACAAACTCCGAGGGCTCGGTGTTCGGTGAGCGATTTATTTATATATCGGTGAATTTCATATCAGATAAGAACCCCCGCTTCAACGAAAACTGAATGCCCTTTTCCGACAAGTTATTATTCATCTCATTCAtcgttcttctcctttcaaTAATTCTATACATAACACCACAGCCTCAGTCTAAAGATACAATGCCAACAGCACTTAGGAACGTCATTGTAGTCGGGGGATCTTATGTGGGCTCTGTGAGTTGTCTCCTCCCGCCATAAATTAATAGGCTGCGGAGTTTTTCCCAAGCAAATGCTAACGTGGCAAAactctcgctcttccttGATTCGTTCATTAGAAAGCTGCACAAGAGCTGGCTGTAGTCCTCCCACCTACACATCGAGTACTTCTCGTTGAACCTCATAGTCATTTCCACCATCTCTTTGCTTTCGTGAGTTTTTTCTTGGCAGTCGGCGGTGTGGTGTCACTGTGCTTCTCTCGGAGTTTTGTTCGGTCATCAGCGTTCTTTCGGGATAAAAAAATGGTCCGCAAGAGCGTGCTGCAGAATGAGTGAAACCTCAATTCCTTCGCAGTTTAGTACCTCCAGTGTACAGTTCACACCCAGATCATGGTGAAGCAGGCATGCGAAAGCACGATATAACTTTGTCTGGTCACTTCGGGAATTGGTAGCATGTGTTCAGCTGTTGTTCTGCGGTGAATTCGCAAGGTTTAACAAGATCGCTGACCATTCAATTTGTTTTAAATCTCCTACAGCCTCGATTTGCCGTCGTTCCTACACACGAACACAAAGCTTTCATTCCCTTCACCTCCGTATTCAATGATTCCGCCATCCCTAACCCTTCTCTCCACGCTGTCGTCCGAGCCAAAGTCAACGCCGTTTACCCCACACATGTTTCCCTCGACCGAGCCTGGCAAGGCGAGACCGATATCTCTTATGATTTCCTCGCTATCGCTACCGGTACAAGGCTCCCTGCTCCCGGATCTATGCAAAGCGAGGACAAGTCCAATTCTGTAGAGTATTTCAAGACTTATCAGGAGGGCGTAAAGGAGGCTAAGGATATTGTGATTGTTGGAGGCGGTGCGGTTGGCGTTCAAATGGCTTGTGATATCAAGGAGGTCTCTCCTGAGAAGAATGTGACTCTTGTTCAGTCTAGGGACCGCGTCATGCCCAAATTTCACCCCAAGCTTCACGAGATCATCTCTAATCGCTTCAAGGAACTCGGAGTCAAGTAAGTACTTCCTCcctgctcatcatctgtcGTCATTGAGAAACTAACAGTTTAGTCCAGCCTTGTCACCAACAATCGTGTCACCGTCCCTGCTGAAGGTTTCCCCAATGACGGCTCAACATTCTCCGTCGCTCTCAAAGACGGCACCTCCATCCCCGCGCAACTCGTTATTCCCGCTACCGGCCAAATCCCCAACTCTCAACTTCTGTCCACTTtacctccttcctctaccGACTCTCTCGTTAACCCTGCCAACGGCTTCATCCGCGTCCGTCCTACCCTCCAATTACAAGATACAAAATACTCCAACATTTTTGCTGTAGGCGATATCGCCGACTCGGGAGCGCAT
It includes:
- a CDS encoding hypothetical protein (Match to EST gb|CF184039.1|CF184039; HMMPfam hit to Gp_dh_C, Glyceraldehyde 3-phosphate dehydrogenase, C-terminal domain, score: 282.4, E(): 7.4e-82; HMMPfam hit to Gp_dh_N, Glyceraldehyde 3-phosphate dehydrogenase, NAD binding domain, score: 250.9, E(): 2.2e-72) → MTNPLLAHFQDSFFPPCRVGINGFGRIGRAAFRASLERDDLIVVAINHTAPSIDYLLHAIKYDSTHGTSRHANDLSIKDGALYYKDRRIELFSQRDPLLLDWKSAGVEYVVESTGKMTTVATASAHIKSGARKVVISAPSKDAKTIVVGVNRKDYDSSMSVVSNASCTTNCLAPLAKVLNRAFGIEFGMMTTVHASTSSQPILDGYSKKNRRLGRGVGSNIIPTTTGAATAVQLVLPELAGKFTGVSVRVPVDNVSMVDLTVRLNKPVASKEELFRPIREASTGLSSLGPLANVLCVNDDELVSRDFLGWQHSCIVDSAASVMLNDRVFKIIAWYDNEYGYACRLLDLVRFIHEYDNGKVPTPTPSGVQTPSGVHTPILRSI
- a CDS encoding hypothetical protein (HMMPfam hit to Pyr_redox, Pyridine nucleotide-disulphide oxidoreductase, score: 68.9, E(): 1.4e-17) gives rise to the protein MPTALRNVIVVGGSYVGSKAAQELAVVLPPTHRVLLVEPHSHFHHLFAFPRFAVVPTHEHKAFIPFTSVFNDSAIPNPSLHAVVRAKVNAVYPTHVSLDRAWQGETDISYDFLAIATGTRLPAPGSMQSEDKSNSVEYFKTYQEGVKEAKDIVIVGGGAVGVQMACDIKEVSPEKNVTLVQSRDRVMPKFHPKLHEIISNRFKELGVNLVTNNRVTVPAEGFPNDGSTFSVALKDGTSIPAQLVIPATGQIPNSQLLSTLPPSSTDSLVNPANGFIRVRPTLQLQDTKYSNIFAVGDIADSGAHKAARPAMQHVKVLARNIVAMIDGKQPEEKIEVEPAAIHMTLGLIQNIVFRNPNIATGDTEPFYKFRDDGKPDMGIEDVWARRGVVVNDPSEYFL
- a CDS encoding hypothetical protein (HMMPfam hit to Disintegrin, Disintegrin, score: 102.3, E(): 1.1e-27); the protein is MWRTTKQWRPPPIHLLLWLVLVVVVGLLTPVDARSPHPAPLRRATTATSHLSILPRRPKNGLVPRHSTLLPPPPSTLKHSDTLVLTLDLPDLLPFEVKLFVKPSEHMFHPDARIKHGEQVIGELREEDWRLYTGEVVHPSYIDRLTTLHAIGAHQPLSERSQILGRASVIVHHPGDLDGHDAVWEGSFTVGGELYNVVTRENYERVKTWEDVNVQGMGRMVIFRQSDMRHDQGTNKTIPSCSHDSLAFNDLSNPVFNTFSTHDTSSYSFLNPLGMFWKRDDTGGMTGSSNYISTINDTSGCPDTQKIVYMGVALDCNYVAAYGSPDAARTQVLNNWNQVSALYKSAFKISLGIIELQVQNITCPSTPVSGEEWNVGCDANITLDTRLGDFSAWRGAKGDDGAGLWHLMSACPTDSEVGVAWLGTLCQTDSSEQSSGTVSGTGISTATKTEWSLIAHEIGHGFGAIHDCTSGCSLSGSCCPLTTSTCDANGQFIMNPTTSTTEQTFSGCTLGNICSNIGNRAVSTSCIETPGARSVISLQQCGNGIVEDGEDCDPGGNTTSTCCDSSTCKFTSGAVCDPSNSACCTSSCQYSPSNTTCRPAVNDICDYAEYCTGTSASCPEDKTAEDGTSCGSDGLECASGTCTSLDKQCSTAGATMGLSEACGQRDDTSCVVTCKDPNSTSSCVVLQTPLVDGSPCGYGGHCYNQTCESGSWQATVAAWYRQNLQIAIPVTIIAGLIILAILFFIARCIYRSCCGRRGARAGGAARNTKYVPANGDAYYGPPPTQSGGGAMPMSAVAAPQPALQRGYESRASVEPLMAGSGSGVGAGYGRPNTDYDHDHRQVYPPGQRYSQGYGDTFEGQGYEYNQAPQYSSFAPGTGGGGGGGGVYGQTGGWVDDRTWNGQYYGRQEAYGR